aatagaCTTTCTATCATTGCATGTGATTCAGTGTAATAATTCCCCGCACCCAGCCCCTCCACGGTCGAGGCCCACCCTGACATAGAGGCCTTCCACTACTCTCTCACGGCCAGCCTGCACAACTGCTACCAGATCCTGTGGCACTCCAGAGAATAATGTAGAATGATTGTACAGGGGACCATGGGACTTGGAGGTGTCAACCAATGTGATACTGTATGAGCGTCCACCCACCGTCATCCCTCACCCCCACCCTGAGATAGAGGCCTTCCGCTGCTCTCTCACGGCCAAACTGCGCAACTGCTACCAGGAACTGTGTCACTCCAGAGAATGTGAGAGAATTGATTAGTAATTCTATGAAAATAATTTCCTGAAACATTAATATCACTGTGTTTTTGGCCCTTGATACTACAATTCTGTAGAATACTCTCTAGGCCTTTGCTGtacttttaaattgataatgtttGCTACAGAGCTTTTTATATCCATACTTCAATCACattttccattaatttatactattaataaaataatgtatgatcATAAGGATaggttttttaacttttcaattatTCTAAGGCTTATGATATGTACAATATTCTCTTTACATACATTATCCATCACATTGGTTACGTAATCACAGTATTAATCACCCTGCACGAAACAGAACTACATTTTTGTCTACCTACTAGTATTTCAAGATGCTACCAAACCAAATAGAGAGATATATCaatcttataataaaaatcacagttgGGATTTTGCGTTGGGAAATTCTGTTCAATATAATACTcgacaaatttattttcacaaaagtaTATATGGTGAAATAACGACAAACATGAACAATTACACTATTTGTTATGAATTGCTTGTTTTTAGCATTATTTGGATAGTTATGTAAATAATTAGCTTTGGAGATTGTTGCTGTGACAGAACAATTctgtacatttaaatattgtttttttgcCATTTAACACATTCACGGCAATGGCTTATTTCTTGACTTTTATTTGccgtaatatttttcaataataatggcaaataggtattgtaattttgtttttgttaaacgTTTAAGAATAATGAGAAATCAATGTAGGTTTTACAACTTTgcaagaaaaaattatttcaatttgtttttttttccaatgtttttccATGTACCTCAAGGggtatgttaaaaattaagtaatcgTGCGTCGGACGGAGAACACAATAATCTTAAGGTATTTGTTTAAACATgggatcacatttaacaaaccacaAAGACAGGAACAcaataatgaaatgcatagcaATGTGTACCCCATGGGGCACACGACGCGCTTTACAAAAGCCTTCATGTATGAAAGATCGCATGTACCTGATGGAGTACACGTCGTAGTGAACGTGTTAAATTCCTTACCTTGTCTGCTTTCTTtgtcttattaattaaataagacaataaattattgtagttGTAACGTTAGATTACTACAATAAGTTTCTTCCCTTGATAAGGGTCTAAAGAATACGAGAAACTAACGAGAAGACCTTGAGTGAACTTTTAATTCAGATGCAAAATTCTTGCAGATTTTATACCTTAACTGCTATTGTTTACTTGTTGTAATCGAGCAGAACGAATATTTGACTACAATTATGATCGTTGTTAACAGCTATCGATGCACCTAAGGATTCATTCAATAGATGGCTGATGGAGCGCAAAGTGGTTGACTGTGGCACAGACCCCCTGCTCCCCAGTCAGTGTTTTCCTGAGATTTCCCAGTGTATGTACAAGGAGATCATGAACGATATTCCCATAAAACTTGTCCGGCCCAAGTTTACTGGTGATGCCAGGAAACAACTGTCTCGTTATGCTGAGGCTGCCAAGAAAATGATTGAGTCCAGGTATGATTacgttaaataaaacttttaactctAGTGTTGGCAATCGATGACTATTTGTCAATGTCAGTCCCATGGTGGTTGGCAATCGACGATTAGTCGTCGATATCGTCATGGCGTCACTATTTCACTTATTATAGTACATAAACTCGTATCAATATGATTCGGGCACCACTGCAAACATCAGAATCTGTCCTGTCTACAGACAGTTTTTTAATAGTTGTAGCGAGTGGACGGATGACGCAATCAGCTGTTTATAaagtggaatttattttaaaccctGTTGCTATAGCCCGGCACAGTTGTTGACTGACAGTATTGGTTATTTTGTTCATTTCTTACATtctttaactgtaattatttatttattattgcataaAACGTGTTAAATTATGATCCTGTAATGTTCTATTTGAGTagattcaataaataatactaacagtaatatatttgtttactaaacttaGATGCATATCATAGTTTTGTTATAGCTCGTCagaaataaaaccattacaaataataaacaaactagttattgatttattttatcaaggtaaatataattttgttactttattctttgtttttaatcattttcGTTTTACTATGGCtcaaaaaattacgttttttgtTACCAAATTTCAAATTGATAGTTGCTGTTTTATTCAGTTGGGTTTTAGgcactttttcaaattttttcacatatttttagtttctttgtatatattcctaaaaatctatatattttccaaaactacataatatttgaCTTTTGGCTATCTTAAAGTTTCAAAGTtcaaggaataaatatttaaaaaccatggTCCCACGCAATCCAGTCTAGAGGGGAACAGCTGGCACAACATATGATAACTTTCAGTAACGTGTACTTCCTCCTCCTAGTGACACAAAGGTGTAATGTGCAGGAATGCTGAGGTTACATTCCAGTGGCAGAGGGGAACAGCTGGTATAACATATGATGATTTTCACTAACATGTGTACTTGCTACACCTAGTGACACAAAGGTGTAATGTGCAGGAATGTTGAGGTCACTTTACAGTGGCTGAGGGGAAGATTTGGCATAACATATGATGACTTTCAGTAACATGTGTACTTGCTACTCCTAGTGACACAAAGGTGTAATGTACAGGAATGCTGAGGTCACTTTACAGTGGCAGAGGCAAAGATTTGGCATAACATATGATGTCTTTTAGTAACATGTGTTCTTGCTACTCCTAGTGACACAAAGGTGTAATGTGCAGGAATGCTGAGGTCACATTCCAGTGGCAGAGGGTAACAGCTGGTATAACATATGATGACTTTCAGTAACATGTGTCCTTGCTACTCCTAGTGACACAAAGGTGTAATCTGCAGGAATTTTGAGGTCACTTTACAGTGGCTGTGGCAAAGATTTGGCATAACATATGATGACTTACAGTAACATGTGTCCTTGGTACTCCTAGTGACACAAAGGTGTAATGTACAGGAATGCTGAGGTCACTTTACAGTGGCTGAGGCAAAGATTTGGCATAACATATGATGTCTTTTAGTAACATGTGTTCTTGCTACTCCTAGTGACACAAAGGTGTAATGTGCAGGAATGCTGATGTCACATTCCAGTGGCAGAGGGGAACAGCTGGTATAACATACGATGACTTTCAGTAACATGTGTACTTGCTACTCCTAGTGTCACAAAGGTGTAATGTACAGGAATGCTGAGGTCACTTTACAGTGGCTGAGGCAAAGATTTGGCATAACATATGATGACTTTTAGTAACATGTGTTCTTGCTACTCCTAGTGACACAAAGGTGTAATCTGCAGGAATTTTGAGGTCACTTTACAGTGGCTGTGGCAAAGATTTGGCATAACATATGATGACTTTTAGTAACATGTGTTCTTGCTACTCCTAGTGACACAAAGGTGTAATCTGCAGGAATGCTGAGGTCACTTTACAGTGGCAGAGGGGCAACAGATTTGGCATAACATATGATGACTTTCAGTAACATGTGTACTTGCTACTCCTAGTGACACAAAGGTGTAATGTACAGGAATGCTGAGGTCACTTTACAGTGGCTGTGGCAAAGATTTGGCATAACATATGATGACTTACAGTAACATGTGTCCTTGCTACTCCTAGTGTCACAAAGGTGTAATGTACAGGAATGCTGAGGTCACTTTACAGTGGCTGAGGCAAAGATTTGGCATAACATATGATGACTTTTAGTAACATGTGTTCTTGCTACTCCTAGTGACACAAAGGTGTAATGTGCAGGAATGCTGAGGTCACATTCCAGTGGCAGAGGGGAACAGCTGTTATAACATATGATGTCGTTCAGTATTATATGTACTTGCTACTCCTAGTGACACAAAGGTGTAATGTACAGGAATGCTGAGGTCACTTTACAGTGGCTGAGAGAAAGATTTGGCATAACATATTTTGACTTTCAGTAACATATGTACTTGCTACTCCTAGTGACACAAAGGTGTAATGTACAGGAATGCTGAGGTCACTTTACAGAGGCTGAGGCAAAGATTTGGCATAACATATGATGACTTTTAGTAACATGTGTTCTTGCTACTCCTAGTGACACAAAGGTGTAATGTGCAGGAATGCTGAGGTCACATTCCAGTGGCAGAGGGGAACAGCtggtataatataatatgatgacTTTCAGTAACATGTGTACTTGCTACTCCTAGTGACACAAAGGTGTAATGTACAGGAATGCTGAGGTCACTTTACAGTGGCTGAGGCAAAGATTTGGCATAACATATGATGACTTACAGTAACATGTGTCCTTGGTACTCCTAGTGACACAAAGGTGTAATGTACAGGAATGCTGAGGTCACTTTACAGTGGCTGAGGCAAAGATTTGGCATAACATATGATGACTTAGTAACATGTGTCCTTGCTACTCCTAGTGACACAAAAGGTGTAATGTGCAGGAATGCTGAGGTCACATTCCAGTGGCAGTGGGGAACAGCTGGTATAACATATGATGACTTTCAGTAACATGTGTACTTGCTACTCCTAGTGACACAAAGGTGTAATGTACAGGAATTTTGAGGTCACTTTACAGTGGCTGAGGCAAAGATTTGGCATAACATATGATGACTTTTAGTAACATGTGTTCTTGCTACTCCTAGTGACACAAAGGTGTAATGTGCAGGAATGCTGAGGTCACATTCCAGTGGCAGAGGGGAACAGCTGGTATAACATATGATGACTTTCAGTAACATGTGTCCTTGGTACTCCTAGTGACACAAAAGTGTAATGTGCAGGAATGCTGAGGTACATTCCAGGAGCAGAGGCGAACAGCTGTTATAACATATGATGTCGTTCAGTATTATATGTACTTGCTACTCCTAGTGACACAAAGGTGTAATGTGCAGGAATGCTGAGGTCACTTTACAGTGGCTGAGAGAAAGATTTGGCATAACATATTTTGACTTTCAGTAACATATGTACTTGCTACTCCTAGTGACACAAAGGTGTAATGTACAGGAATGCTGAGGTCACTTTACAGAGGCTGAGGCAAAGATTTGGCATAACATATGATGACTTACAGTAACATGTGTACTTGCTACTCCTAGTGACACAAAAGTGTAATGTGCAGGAATGCTGAGGTCACATTCCAGTGGCAGAGGGGAACAGCtggtataatataatatgatgacTTTCAGTAACATGTGTCCTTGCTACTCCTAGTGACACAAAGGTGTAATCTGCAGGAATTTTGAGGTCACTTTACAGTGGCTGTGGCAAAGATTTGGCATAACATATGATGACTTACAGTAACATGTGTCCTTGGTACTCCTAGTGACACAAAAGTGTAATGTGCAGGAATGCTGAGGTCACATTCCAGTGGCAGAGGGGAACAGCTGGTATATAACATATGATGACTTTCAGTAACATGTGTCCTTGCTACTCCTAGTGACACAAAGGTGTAATCTGCAGGAATTTTGAGGTCACTTTACAGTGGCTGTGGCAAAGATTTGGCATAACATATGATGACTTACAGTAACATGTGTCCTTGGTACTCCTAGTGACACAAAAGTGTAATGTGCAGGAATGCTGAGGTACATTCCAGGAGCAGAGGCGAACAGCTGGTATAACATATTATGACTTTCAGTTACATGTGTACTTGCTACACTCTTAGTGACACAAAGGTGTAAGGTGTAATGTACAGGAATGCTGAAGTCACATTCCAGTGGCAGAGCCGAACAGTTGGTATAACATATGATGACTTTCAGTAACATATGTAATTGCTAATCCTAGTGACACAAATGTGTAATGTACAGGAATGCATCGCCCGAGAGCCGGAAAGTTGTCAAGTGGAATGCTGAGGACACATTCCAGTGGCTGAGGCGCACAGTTGGCGCAACATATGATGACTTTCAGGACAGGCTCGGCCACCTTAAGGTATGACAACAATGGGATACTTGTGAGCTCATTCTATAATTAGGTTTCTGGTAGTCTACTTTGTGTTGTTACAAAAAGGACTAGTGAGTGAAAGTCGAGTGAGGCAATGGTACATTGATTTCAAAAATGGCTCACCAATGTTGACAATAATGACCGCAGTGGTAAGTCTAGCCTTGCAATTAATGAACTTAAAGTAATAAGGATAACAATAAAATCTAGGAATTTCGTTTCATTGCCAagaaactttttacaaaatttcatggAGTTTGAATGAAATTGTGGTGGGAAAACTTGAATACTACAAATTTTGTGCTGAGGGTTCCAGAAAGTCTACCAGAAGACCACAAAACTTACTGCACAAAACTGGCTACCGTACTGATTTTCCTCAATGATTACGATACGAATGGCAACAAGGACATTGATCATTAATAACTGAGGTGAAGCATGTCAATTGTGAAATTAAAAGTAGTCATTTGGGTGGGGTCACACAAATTCTCTAATGACAATGTAAATCAGTGGTTGAAATTGTAAATGGTGGATTTCTATTTAGAtgatgttaaaaaaactttgtcATTGCACgataaatgtattaatgtaaatgGTGAGTATTTGGTAAAATAGTTTAAGAATATATCTTTgaattgtatacaataaaatgtttgtctTTATTTCAAATTATCTATTACTTCCTGAGCAGCCGTCATATCTTCAAGTTACACTactaatataaatgttgtaaataaccATTTTACTACTAATTTGCTAAAGCCTAGTTCTAGTTCACTACAGAGTATGATGGTTGGAGttggagggagggagagagataATAGGCTCCCTCAGTGCCTTGAGTACATGTAAGCCTGTATTGTATAAATGAACAGTGTTAGTCTTCCATCCTTTTAGAGTGGCAATGACGGAGACAtggaaacaaattaatacaattttgttgtaccatttttaattttgcttttaatatGTTTCTAGCGACAGTGCCAACCCCACCTAACAGAGACAGTCAAAGAATCTGTGGAAGGAATCTGTCTCAAGATATACCACCTTTCTTCGGAGTATGGAAAGAAGATACGGGAAAAACACTACGAACTCCTGAAGGAAAACGGAATAGCAGGTATTCAGACTGACGAACTGATGCTTTACAATTTCAGttacaaaatttccaaaaaaacaaCTGCATGATATACTTGATGCCTCTTTAACGTGTTGCAGAGCCGACACCACCGCAGCACTTGGCCAGTGTACGTAAGGTATGGTGCTACCCTGTACAGTTCTCCACACCGTGTCCACGGCTGCCTGCCATCGACTACTTTATTGAACGGGACCAGACACTGCTCAGGTTCCAGGGCGACACAGTAGCCATCAACACCACCCACCTCCACAAGTTGGTaagtatagaaaaattataattatattgtcttGGAGCGCAGAAAATCAActatctaaaaatgtatacttacatatcaattgatattttttaacctGATTTTTATGACTGTACGAGATTTTACAGGGTTTTATACATCAAGCCTTCTCCTTCATTTGTTCCTTGAGTACAACACCACAGCAATGGCTTTGGACATGCTGCTTCATGTGGTTACTCTCggtcactcagtatagagccgaaGCGAAGGTGTTAATcactaaatgaattatttaattgaacttaCAGTTTTGGCAATTTTTATGAATGAAGTGGTGCTATtgattatatagtatattttgcaatatttttgatagaaaaattaaaaatgaatgataGACAGTATAAATTGTAGGCAATGCATTTAGAATATGTAAGATTGGCTCAAAAATGTTATGTCTGCATGTACAGTACCTGCCAGTAGCATTATGAGCTTTGAAATGAATAATGACATAGATCGGATAGAttgatatgttttataactatcaatataattatttccataaattcattttttttaagtttaatttacattaaaacaaaaattcatatatattttatcactgaGCTTACTCAGGATGTAAGAACACACTTACCATAGAGGTCTCACATCATCTTTTGACAATGTGAAAAATCcatcattaaaaatttgtttttaactcaCTGTCCTCAGTTTTCAGATAGACTTGTTCACACTTGACATGTAATGGTGAAAGTccttagttaaaattttaatgtcttgCCTACAGGAGCAGCTATACAGGTTCAGCTGTTTTGACGACAAGAAGTTTGAGTTGTTCCTGCCGCGAGTCTGGTGTCTGCTGAAACGCTACAACACATTTATCGCCAACAGTGAGAACACGCAGGCAGCTTTGCCTGTAACAGTGCTCGAGTGCCTCAACCGCATGTTTGGCGTAACCTTTGAGTGTTTCGCCTCTCCGCTCAACTGCTACTTCAGGCAGTACTGCTCTGCCTTCGCTGACACTGACTCTTACTTTGGCTCTAGAGGGTAGGTCATTTTGCACATTTCAGAGTAGATATGGTCGAATCCAGAATTTTAAATTCTTGGAATTAACCCATTGCGGGTGAAAGACACTCCTTAAACGTCCAACCGTTAATGGAACAAACGCTGGAAGACATTAACTATGCGTCATCTGTTCACCGTTTAGCAATTACTGcttatttcatgattttttttctacTCGGATGCTCTCAGTTACGTTTAGTACTGTATTATTTTCGCAGTAGCATCCTACAAATAATATTAGCTGGAATGGTATCGGCTGTTTCTAATATGATATTCACTTTCACTTTTGTTTGTGATAAATGGCGGTCGATCTCATTTGTTGTTTACAATGGACGATAACCGATGTTCTTCAGAACTTGACAATGAATTAGTTCGTTCGTTCTCGGATATTAGTTTACAATCTCAAGCTGTGCGAAGCCTTCCACAAACAAACTGAAAGTTATTTGAGGTTTATTTCATTGTTTGAGttcagtatttatataaataaataaatgcatatagtataattttaaaatatataatgtgttaaaatagtCCAATTAAAATTACAGCAAGTAAACTGTGTACACACCCCTGGTTGTCAAGCGCTAATGTTTTTCGTCGCCCGCAATGggttaagtaaaacattttgaaaacactttgtTTTTCCACATTGTAATCCTATTACACTTACgtgtaaatacataaaaatcaccATTCCTCCTGTTAtcttcttttaaaattctttctgtTGTTTCAAGGCCAATTCTGGAGCTGAAAGCCATCAGCGGGTCATTCGAGGCCAACCCACCGTTCAGCGAGGAGTTGATGGAGGCCATGGTGAATCACTTTGAGCGGCTGCTAGCAGACTCGACAGAGCCATTGTCGTTCGTGGTAGTATTGCCAGAGTGGCGTGATCCTGCTCCCGCCGCTCTTCTTAAGTTGGAGGCCAGCCACTTCAAGCGGCGCCAGGTTGTGGTTCCTGCCTTTGAGCATGAGTACCGCCACGGCTTCCAGCACATTGTCGCTAAGTATGTAACATTACAAGTGACAATAAATGCAGTTCTGGACTTATTccgagtaaaaatatttattataaaaccgtgtgtagtttttattttagtagttgAAACTGTGCGTTAAATGTATCCACTttgaaattactatttaaaaactttaaaaggattaaatttaaattcattcccAGATTTTTCAGTGTACAAAATTTGCTGCCTAAAATGCAAAAAATGGTTTTACTCAACCAAAAATGTCTGGATTTTGAAGAAGTTGATTAAAGATCTCTAGTAGCCTTGTTGACTGGAAATGATAATGTCATTTCTAGGGCCGGAATTGCAGCCCAACACCACTGGTGCCATTCCTCATGTAGTGTATTCTCAATACAATTGTTACTTGTCCATTTTTTCAACCCATATCCCtataaatcttcaaatatttatttgaaaaaatgtttacaccCAACATCATAGATCTTGCAATCATTTTCTTGATTCCTTTTgtgattgtgttttatttatttattgtttcttattttcaAGTTTCTTTAGAGGATATATGACAGAACATATTTTTATCCTTCCATTTGACAACAATTATACGTTCAGCATACTTTTCTATGCTACCACCTTTTGCCAAAGCCGCCAACTTCACTTTCTTACCACGTCTGGTGCCGGTAAGTATGTAAGTCAGTGTGGAAGTTTTGATAATAAGACAAAACTATTAGAGGGTAGACCCAACCGGGAATAAGCCAGAAATTTTCCTGAGAaccggaaaattttcaaaaacaatttttccgtCTCCAAGAACGTATAATATCAAGACATAATAttgacagcttcttgaatcaagaactaTTTAATCTGGATACATCGTACTTTACGCAACGTGgctcgtgaaattgtgaatgaaaatCGACATATGTTTGTGAGCTCCATCTGAAGCCAGTTGTCTAAGGTTACCTCCACTAATGTagtgagtttatcttggttagttctactcctgtgctGTGGCAAGTCTCCGCCTCGCCCCCCCAAATACGTAACAATGCATTAGACAATTAAAATCGGCCGACTGATCGTTACTGACTTTGGCATTAAAAAAGTAAAGAGTGGTACGCTTTAAGAGGTGACGCGGCAGAGCAGTAGTAACCGCAATACAAACAGATTGtttgtacttaagtattattcaATCGCCGAAGTGGGGTCAAGAAAAAAACGAGCGCTGCCGCAACCAGTGTGGGATAGTTGATTATAAGAACTGGAGAACAGAGTtggctattaaaatttcaagtataaacaTTGCGGAGACATCACTGCCGTGTGTGAACAGACTTTGTCTTGACTCCCGgaacaaccagcgatacaactGGAGCAAGTTATGCCAGTACTTGCGACAGTTCTCGTTagtaaaattgcttatttttTTCACATCATGCTAC
This genomic stretch from Homalodisca vitripennis isolate AUS2020 chromosome 6, UT_GWSS_2.1, whole genome shotgun sequence harbors:
- the LOC124364721 gene encoding mRNA (2'-O-methyladenosine-N(6)-)-methyltransferase isoform X2, with amino-acid sequence MMMNDMGKQELASPSTSGWDSVSMTMPQVTLPHDTMPILVPTPIKMVPQMSMEHPVMPVPLMPPTPHGVPVPGPFMEDLPPELVQQGWKKLWSKRENRPYFWNKLTGISLWEMPNNKPQFDPITDPLGISGPGTPINGPPMPVKRRASEEVGGSPVAKKFILAGPWDLEVSTNVILYERPPTVIPHPHPEIEAFRCSLTAKLRNCYQELCHSRESIDAPKDSFNRWLMERKVVDCGTDPLLPSQCFPEISQCMYKEIMNDIPIKLVRPKFTGDARKQLSRYAEAAKKMIESRNASPESRKVVKWNAEDTFQWLRRTVGATYDDFQDRLGHLKRQCQPHLTETVKESVEGICLKIYHLSSEYGKKIREKHYELLKENGIAEPTPPQHLASVRKVWCYPVQFSTPCPRLPAIDYFIERDQTLLRFQGDTVAINTTHLHKLEQLYRFSCFDDKKFELFLPRVWCLLKRYNTFIANSENTQAALPVTVLECLNRMFGVTFECFASPLNCYFRQYCSAFADTDSYFGSRGPILELKAISGSFEANPPFSEELMEAMVNHFERLLADSTEPLSFVVVLPEWRDPAPAALLKLEASHFKRRQVVVPAFEHEYRHGFQHIVAKSELNVRSSHGTLVVWLQNNAGYQRWGPTEERVEALLEAFRPGKERERDRQELLSPQRTDPDKKTEKITPQPGFEPLPQARRSVVLQTTPPLNVKN
- the LOC124364721 gene encoding mRNA (2'-O-methyladenosine-N(6)-)-methyltransferase isoform X1, giving the protein MMMNDMGKQELASPSTSGWDSVSMTMPQVTLPHDTMPILVPTPIKMVPQMSMEHPVMPVPLMPPTPHLHTFVNQGVPVPGPFMEDLPPELVQQGWKKLWSKRENRPYFWNKLTGISLWEMPNNKPQFDPITDPLGISGPGTPINGPPMPVKRRASEEVGGSPVAKKFILAGPWDLEVSTNVILYERPPTVIPHPHPEIEAFRCSLTAKLRNCYQELCHSRESIDAPKDSFNRWLMERKVVDCGTDPLLPSQCFPEISQCMYKEIMNDIPIKLVRPKFTGDARKQLSRYAEAAKKMIESRNASPESRKVVKWNAEDTFQWLRRTVGATYDDFQDRLGHLKRQCQPHLTETVKESVEGICLKIYHLSSEYGKKIREKHYELLKENGIAEPTPPQHLASVRKVWCYPVQFSTPCPRLPAIDYFIERDQTLLRFQGDTVAINTTHLHKLEQLYRFSCFDDKKFELFLPRVWCLLKRYNTFIANSENTQAALPVTVLECLNRMFGVTFECFASPLNCYFRQYCSAFADTDSYFGSRGPILELKAISGSFEANPPFSEELMEAMVNHFERLLADSTEPLSFVVVLPEWRDPAPAALLKLEASHFKRRQVVVPAFEHEYRHGFQHIVAKSELNVRSSHGTLVVWLQNNAGYQRWGPTEERVEALLEAFRPGKERERDRQELLSPQRTDPDKKTEKITPQPGFEPLPQARRSVVLQTTPPLNVKN